A single genomic interval of Psychroserpens sp. NJDZ02 harbors:
- a CDS encoding dihydrofolate reductase: protein MFGLKKKKTPQIDKEQLELIKNAQRRIKQKKRLYTHFVIFLIGAALLIVISTVLYTGKEIKFFGIDWFVLAIMAWLFFLLYHFFSVFVTSKFMGKDWEDKQLAKLVNKQNVRIEKLKFQLEKEDLHIAESKVFKNTNSKIVNNLTMIVAAGESNEIGKNNDLIWHLRDDLKRFKTLTSGHHIIMGRKTFESFPKPLPNRTHIVITRQENYTAPEGVIVVSNLEDAIAISKKDTQPFIVGGGEIYKLAMSYASKIEITRVHANFDADTFFPEIDLSVWKETANTFHKKDENHDFEFSFLTYERT, encoded by the coding sequence ATGTTTGGATTAAAGAAAAAAAAGACCCCTCAAATAGATAAAGAACAATTAGAGTTAATTAAAAATGCACAACGTAGAATAAAACAAAAAAAACGATTGTATACCCATTTTGTAATATTCTTAATTGGCGCTGCATTGTTAATAGTAATTAGTACAGTTTTATACACAGGTAAAGAGATTAAATTTTTCGGAATTGATTGGTTTGTCTTAGCTATAATGGCATGGTTATTTTTTCTATTATACCACTTCTTTAGTGTATTTGTTACTTCTAAATTCATGGGTAAGGATTGGGAAGACAAACAATTAGCAAAACTAGTCAATAAACAAAACGTAAGAATTGAAAAACTTAAGTTTCAATTAGAAAAGGAAGATCTGCATATTGCCGAAAGTAAAGTGTTTAAAAACACTAACAGTAAAATAGTTAACAATCTAACTATGATTGTTGCTGCTGGAGAAAGCAACGAAATTGGAAAAAACAACGATCTGATTTGGCACTTACGTGATGACTTAAAGCGTTTTAAAACACTAACGTCTGGTCACCATATCATCATGGGACGAAAAACTTTTGAAAGCTTCCCAAAACCATTACCTAATCGTACACATATTGTTATTACTAGACAAGAAAATTACACCGCTCCAGAGGGTGTTATTGTTGTAAGTAATTTAGAAGATGCCATTGCTATAAGCAAAAAAGATACGCAACCCTTTATTGTTGGTGGTGGAGAAATATACAAACTCGCCATGTCCTATGCGTCTAAAATAGAGATAACACGCGTACACGCTAATTTTGACGCAGATACCTTTTTCCCTGAAATAGACCTATCTGTTTGGAAAGAAACGGCTAATACGTTTCATAAAAAAGATGAAAATCATGACTTTGAGTTTTCTTTTTTAACTTACGAAAGAACATAA
- a CDS encoding TetR/AcrR family transcriptional regulator, which yields MLQNQKSELTKQVILNESFKLFYENGFKTTSVDTIMKATKLTKGAFYHHYKNKKELGLSVISLKVQKRVHDGMIAPLYKPGNAIHILESTFLDRLKSFPLYDKQHGCPMNNFINEVGDLEAAYQIALRHIIEDWKVALIHLIDRGQKENTISKKVSSKAVATYLISAFEGIRGIRKLYDNDDILDDYILGLSLYFQQIKA from the coding sequence ATGTTACAAAATCAAAAATCAGAACTTACTAAGCAAGTCATTTTAAATGAATCGTTTAAACTGTTTTATGAAAATGGTTTTAAGACAACAAGTGTTGACACCATAATGAAAGCGACTAAACTTACTAAAGGCGCTTTTTATCATCATTATAAAAACAAAAAAGAACTCGGCCTTTCAGTAATAAGCCTAAAAGTTCAAAAAAGAGTGCATGACGGAATGATTGCTCCTCTATACAAACCAGGAAACGCAATCCATATTTTAGAATCCACCTTTTTAGATCGCCTAAAATCATTCCCATTATACGACAAACAACATGGATGTCCCATGAACAATTTTATTAATGAAGTTGGTGATCTTGAAGCAGCATACCAAATAGCATTACGACATATAATAGAAGATTGGAAAGTGGCACTGATCCATTTAATAGATAGAGGCCAAAAAGAAAACACGATCAGCAAAAAAGTATCCAGTAAAGCTGTTGCGACCTACTTAATAAGTGCCTTTGAAGGGATTAGAGGCATCAGAAAGCTTTATGATAATGACGATATTCTTGACGACTACATTTTAGGCCTATCTTTATACTTCCAACAAATAAAAGCATAA
- a CDS encoding haloacid dehalogenase type II: protein MKKETNKRRDFIKKAALASLVAPHLAFSSATENTTEAPKISIRPKVLFFDVNETLLDLTAMKDSVGKVLGGRSDLLPLWFTTMLQYSLVNTVANQYHDFGIIGAAALQMVASNNGITLTEEEAKNSILGPIRSLPAHPEVKASLQKLKDAGYKLVSFTNSSNKGVETQFKNSGLLDYFDERLSVEDIGKFKPHTDTYIWAARKMKIKPEECLLIAAHGWDIAGALWANWRGAFISRPGAQLYPLADKPEIIASDLALITDKLIALGH, encoded by the coding sequence ATGAAAAAAGAGACAAACAAAAGAAGAGATTTCATCAAAAAAGCCGCATTAGCTAGTTTAGTGGCGCCACATTTAGCCTTTTCTAGCGCAACAGAAAACACAACAGAAGCACCCAAAATTTCGATACGTCCAAAAGTATTATTCTTTGATGTTAATGAAACCTTATTAGATCTGACAGCAATGAAGGATAGTGTTGGAAAAGTCCTAGGAGGTCGATCTGATTTATTACCATTATGGTTTACAACAATGTTACAATACTCTCTAGTAAACACCGTAGCCAATCAATACCATGACTTTGGTATTATCGGAGCTGCAGCCTTACAAATGGTAGCTTCTAACAATGGCATTACACTTACAGAAGAAGAAGCAAAAAACTCTATTTTGGGTCCCATTAGATCATTACCTGCACATCCAGAAGTGAAAGCCTCTCTTCAAAAATTAAAAGATGCCGGTTACAAATTAGTATCATTTACCAACTCGTCTAATAAAGGTGTCGAAACACAATTTAAAAACTCAGGCTTATTAGATTACTTTGATGAGCGCTTAAGTGTAGAAGATATTGGAAAATTTAAACCACATACTGACACTTATATATGGGCTGCAAGAAAAATGAAAATAAAACCTGAAGAATGCTTGCTAATAGCCGCACATGGTTGGGACATAGCTGGTGCACTTTGGGCTAATTGGCGTGGCGCGTTTATCAGTAGACCTGGTGCACAATTATATCCTTTAGCTGATAAACCAGAAATAATAGCCTCTGATTTAGCACTAATTACAGATAAATTAATAGCTTTAGGTCATTAA
- a CDS encoding DoxX family protein translates to MKNQIINIVIILVMVFFAIPKLLAKPQSIAGFKQFENAIHLNADIFRIFTGISELALALLLLLFAIKGHQTIGKIAFAFLLTTMISALLLEFFARPEPKIVLVIIAIVLTLVSLYRLNQLINPKTKQHDTRP, encoded by the coding sequence ATGAAAAACCAAATCATAAATATAGTTATTATCCTAGTTATGGTCTTTTTTGCTATTCCTAAATTATTAGCAAAACCCCAAAGTATCGCAGGCTTCAAACAGTTTGAAAATGCCATCCATTTGAATGCAGATATTTTTAGAATTTTTACAGGGATTTCCGAGCTAGCTCTAGCCCTATTGTTATTGCTTTTTGCAATAAAAGGTCATCAAACTATTGGAAAAATAGCCTTTGCTTTTTTGCTAACAACCATGATCTCTGCACTACTATTAGAGTTTTTTGCAAGACCTGAACCCAAAATAGTACTGGTGATTATAGCTATCGTTTTAACTTTAGTATCACTATACAGATTAAACCAATTAATTAATCCAAAAACAAAACAACATGACACTAGACCATAA
- a CDS encoding SDR family oxidoreductase encodes MTLDHKVILVTGSSRGIGKEIALLLAKNGAKIIVNHSNSAEEAESTVDSIIKAGGAAIAIKADVSQKEDVTQLFDKAIAHFGKIDVLINNAGVMISKKIKDNTQDDFTKQFDINVRGVFNTLQEAESKLANNGNIINVSSSTVKLMFPTYALYSASKAAVEQMTRVFSKEIGRGVSVNAIAPGATETELFLKGKSQEFIDKLSGMNAFNRLAKPIDIAKVVLFLASDDSKWISGQVIGANGALV; translated from the coding sequence ATGACACTAGACCATAAAGTAATACTAGTAACAGGATCCTCTAGAGGAATTGGTAAAGAAATAGCATTACTTCTAGCCAAAAATGGAGCAAAAATAATTGTAAACCATTCCAATAGCGCTGAAGAAGCAGAATCAACTGTGGACAGCATTATAAAAGCAGGTGGTGCAGCAATTGCCATAAAAGCAGATGTAAGTCAAAAAGAAGATGTCACGCAACTATTTGATAAAGCGATTGCCCATTTTGGAAAAATTGATGTTCTAATAAACAATGCTGGAGTCATGATTTCCAAAAAAATTAAAGACAATACGCAAGACGACTTTACCAAGCAGTTTGACATTAACGTCAGAGGTGTTTTTAACACGTTACAAGAAGCGGAAAGCAAACTAGCTAACAATGGTAATATAATAAACGTATCCTCGAGTACTGTTAAATTAATGTTTCCAACCTATGCGCTTTATTCTGCGTCAAAAGCTGCTGTAGAACAAATGACAAGAGTCTTTTCCAAAGAGATAGGTAGAGGCGTATCAGTTAATGCTATTGCTCCGGGAGCTACTGAAACTGAATTATTTTTAAAAGGAAAATCTCAAGAGTTTATCGACAAACTAAGTGGCATGAATGCTTTTAATAGACTTGCCAAACCAATAGATATTGCAAAAGTGGTATTATTTTTAGCAAGCGACGATTCTAAATGGATTTCTGGTCAAGTGATTGGCGCCAATGGTGCGCTCGTATAA
- a CDS encoding pseudouridine synthase, with translation MSKAREGKDKGKGKAKPKAPFRPKKRVKDDAVVSAKPAFDKKPSQKKTSNPGEIRLNKYVANSGMCSRREADQHIAMGLVAVNGKIVVEMGYKVKLEDEVRYDGARINPEKKAYVLLNKPKGFATTTSEQKGKTVMDLVGNATSSRIKPIGRLGRNSTGLLLFTNDEKIVERFTNSNKGIERLFHLELDKNLKMEDMKKIREGFKVEGKSVRVEEIDYVNNIKNEIGVKIKNTGNTILHTIFEHLKYELVRIDCVQIAHLTKKDIPRGNWKILTEQELNTLKML, from the coding sequence ATGAGTAAAGCACGCGAAGGAAAGGATAAAGGAAAAGGAAAGGCGAAGCCAAAAGCACCTTTTAGACCTAAAAAAAGAGTGAAAGATGATGCTGTAGTATCTGCTAAGCCTGCTTTTGATAAAAAACCTAGTCAGAAAAAAACATCTAATCCAGGCGAAATACGTTTAAATAAGTACGTCGCTAATTCTGGGATGTGTTCTCGTAGAGAGGCAGATCAACATATTGCTATGGGCTTAGTCGCTGTAAACGGTAAAATTGTTGTGGAAATGGGGTATAAAGTCAAGTTGGAAGACGAAGTACGTTATGATGGTGCAAGAATAAATCCAGAAAAAAAGGCTTATGTGTTATTAAACAAGCCTAAAGGGTTTGCTACAACAACAAGTGAGCAAAAAGGAAAAACGGTTATGGACTTGGTTGGAAATGCAACGAGTTCTAGAATAAAACCTATTGGACGTTTAGGTCGTAACTCTACAGGTTTATTATTATTTACTAATGACGAGAAAATTGTTGAACGTTTTACAAATTCGAATAAAGGAATAGAGCGTTTATTTCATTTAGAGTTGGATAAAAACTTAAAAATGGAAGACATGAAAAAGATAAGAGAAGGTTTTAAAGTAGAGGGGAAGTCCGTTAGAGTGGAAGAGATAGATTACGTTAATAATATTAAAAACGAAATTGGAGTAAAAATCAAAAACACGGGTAATACCATTTTACATACTATTTTTGAACACTTAAAATATGAGTTAGTAAGAATTGATTGTGTACAAATTGCACACTTAACTAAAAAGGATATTCCAAGAGGAAATTGGAAAATTTTAACAGAGCAAGAATTGAATACGCTTAAAATGTTATAG
- a CDS encoding carbon-nitrogen hydrolase family protein yields MEHTLKVAIAQITPVLLNKEETLNKVEQSIIDAAKIGSELVVFGEALVPGYPFWVALTGGAEWNTNVNKELHATYVKNSIQIEAGELDAICNLAKQHTIAVYLGIMERAKNRGGHSIYASLVYIDATGIIKSVHRKLQPTYDERLTWAPGDGNGLQVHPLKQFTVGGLNCWENWMPLPRTALYGLGENLHIAVWPGSDHNTKDITRFIARESRSYVISASSLMTKIDFPENTPHLDKILKAAPDVLANGGSCIAGPDGEWLIEPVLHKEGLITATLDFNRVLEERQNFDVVGHYSRPDVTKLTVNRQRQSTVEFND; encoded by the coding sequence ATGGAACACACTTTAAAGGTGGCCATTGCGCAAATTACACCTGTACTTTTAAATAAAGAAGAAACACTAAACAAGGTAGAGCAATCTATAATTGATGCCGCTAAAATTGGATCAGAGTTAGTCGTGTTTGGAGAAGCATTGGTGCCAGGGTATCCGTTTTGGGTCGCTTTAACTGGTGGGGCCGAATGGAACACTAACGTGAATAAAGAGTTACATGCGACTTACGTTAAAAATTCAATTCAAATAGAGGCGGGCGAGCTAGATGCTATTTGTAATTTGGCAAAACAGCATACTATAGCTGTTTATTTAGGAATTATGGAACGTGCTAAAAATAGAGGCGGACATAGTATTTATGCGTCTTTGGTGTATATTGACGCTACCGGAATTATTAAATCAGTACATAGAAAATTACAGCCCACTTATGATGAGCGTCTAACTTGGGCACCAGGAGATGGTAATGGGTTGCAAGTCCATCCTTTAAAACAGTTTACAGTAGGAGGTTTAAATTGCTGGGAAAATTGGATGCCACTGCCAAGAACAGCTTTATATGGGTTAGGAGAAAATCTTCATATTGCAGTATGGCCGGGTAGTGACCATAATACTAAGGATATTACACGTTTTATTGCTAGGGAGTCCAGAAGTTATGTGATTTCTGCTTCAAGTTTAATGACTAAAATAGATTTTCCAGAAAACACACCACATTTAGATAAGATATTAAAGGCTGCACCAGATGTGTTGGCTAATGGCGGGAGCTGCATTGCAGGGCCAGATGGAGAATGGCTTATCGAGCCTGTATTGCATAAAGAAGGCTTAATTACGGCTACATTAGATTTTAATCGCGTGTTGGAAGAGCGACAAAATTTTGATGTTGTAGGGCACTATTCTAGACCGGATGTAACCAAACTTACAGTTAATAGACAGAGACAATCTACAGTAGAGTTTAACGATTAA